A genomic window from Pseudomonas leptonychotis includes:
- a CDS encoding DUF3999 domain-containing protein, producing the protein MISRLISATVLSLLCSAPALAQEQPGDYAVQLPLTLAGEGPWYRLDVPMALHFAARYGDLRDVRVFNAEGQALAYALVAGQGESRDSQQEQAVKWFPLYAEQGDSTAAPSLRVQRSTNGTLIELLDQPDAAGQPALLRGWLLDASALQAPLVRLELDWADSQEGFQRFSIEASDDLQSWQSWGSGQLARLSFDGERVEQRQVELAGRKARYLRLLWQSPLQAPQLKAASVRSQRIDSLPAPLVWSQPLTATRSADGHYLWQLPLALPLERLHVELSQANSLAPVRVSGRSDNKGSWQSLAQGLLYRLPENGVEIRQDELPLPGWAVQQLRLQVDERGGGLGNPPPQLKVALRATQLVFLQRGSPPYRLALGRAGAESAALPLTTLIPGYQPQRLQLLGTAAAHLQDDTLAQQEQAAVTGNNWKRWGLWLVLLLGVGLLALMAVSLLRRPSAE; encoded by the coding sequence ATGATCAGTCGTTTAATCAGCGCTACGGTTCTCAGCCTGCTGTGCAGTGCGCCAGCTCTGGCGCAGGAGCAGCCTGGGGACTATGCCGTACAGCTGCCGTTGACCCTGGCGGGCGAAGGCCCTTGGTATCGGTTGGATGTGCCGATGGCGCTGCATTTCGCCGCGCGTTATGGCGATCTGCGTGACGTACGGGTGTTCAATGCTGAAGGCCAGGCTTTGGCCTACGCCCTGGTAGCGGGGCAGGGCGAGTCGCGCGACAGTCAGCAGGAACAGGCGGTTAAGTGGTTTCCGCTGTATGCCGAGCAGGGTGACAGCACGGCCGCTCCGAGCCTGCGGGTGCAGCGCAGCACCAATGGCACCTTGATCGAACTGCTTGATCAGCCGGATGCTGCTGGCCAGCCCGCTCTGCTGCGTGGCTGGCTGCTGGATGCCAGTGCGCTGCAGGCGCCGCTGGTGCGCCTGGAATTGGACTGGGCGGATAGTCAGGAAGGGTTTCAGCGCTTCAGCATCGAGGCCAGTGATGATCTGCAAAGTTGGCAGTCTTGGGGCAGCGGTCAACTGGCGCGCCTATCGTTTGACGGCGAGCGTGTCGAACAGCGCCAAGTCGAGCTTGCGGGACGCAAGGCCCGCTACCTACGTTTGCTCTGGCAAAGCCCGCTCCAGGCCCCGCAGCTGAAGGCGGCCAGCGTACGCAGCCAGCGCATTGACAGCCTGCCGGCGCCGCTGGTGTGGTCGCAGCCACTGACGGCGACGCGCAGTGCGGACGGCCACTACCTGTGGCAATTACCCCTGGCCTTGCCGCTGGAACGTCTGCATGTCGAACTTAGTCAGGCCAATAGCCTGGCGCCGGTCCGCGTCAGCGGTCGCAGTGACAATAAGGGCAGCTGGCAATCCCTGGCTCAGGGCCTGCTCTACCGGCTTCCGGAGAATGGCGTGGAGATCCGTCAGGATGAATTGCCGTTACCGGGCTGGGCGGTGCAGCAGCTGCGCCTACAGGTGGACGAGCGCGGCGGTGGCCTTGGCAATCCGCCACCGCAGCTCAAGGTGGCGCTGCGTGCGACTCAGTTGGTATTCCTGCAGCGTGGCAGCCCACCGTATCGGCTCGCTCTCGGGCGCGCCGGGGCGGAGTCGGCTGCATTGCCGTTAACGACCTTGATCCCAGGCTATCAGCCACAACGCTTACAGCTGTTGGGTACGGCCGCAGCCCATCTACAAGACGACACATTGGCCCAGCAAGAGCAGGCCGCTGTTACCGGCAACAACTGGAAGCGCTGGGGGCTGTGGTTGGTGCTGCTACTGGGGGTCGGCTTGCTGGCTTTGATGGCTGTCAGTTTGTTGCGCCGGCCGAGCGCTGAGTAG